The following are encoded together in the Desulfomicrobium macestii genome:
- a CDS encoding PilZ domain-containing protein, producing MRVRNTRDNREKDRIPHNAVIRFCAGEQDECRTARMINYSSTGMYLELNYPPPKLGANLLIEVLENEELQNPMEEYRNPKTCYYAKVIWKKNLPDSNAEYGVGLRYLSSVPPES from the coding sequence ATGAGAGTCAGAAACACGAGAGACAATCGGGAAAAGGATCGCATTCCGCACAATGCCGTCATCCGCTTTTGCGCCGGAGAACAGGATGAATGCCGGACTGCCAGGATGATCAATTACAGCAGCACCGGCATGTATCTGGAATTGAACTACCCTCCGCCGAAGCTCGGCGCCAATCTGCTCATCGAAGTTCTGGAAAACGAAGAACTCCAGAACCCAATGGAGGAATATCGCAACCCAAAGACATGTTATTACGCGAAGGTCATCTGGAAAAAAAACCTGCCCGATTCCAACGCCGAGTACGGGGTAGGTCTGCGCTATCTGTCTTCGGTCCCTCCGGAAAGCTGA
- the tilS gene encoding tRNA lysidine(34) synthetase TilS has product MRLQELPRHLARRCLGIPRFCRETLGVDLRGTRLVVAYSTGLDSTALLHLLALLRAPLDLTLVAAHAHHGLRPESDRELEHAEAVCARLEISVHTARLDVPALQATSGQGQEECARRARYAFLDSVRRNQRADWVVTAHHGDDLTEDIIMRLLRGTGWPGLGGMPGVDPGRALLRPLLDWEKRELRAFLEETGTDWCEDLSNASPERTRNRVRHDILPLLRRENPSLFKTATQLWTQARIDEEYWNRELPELPAPGRDFLLDSALLCGHQAKRLRLYKTILDSMGPGQTLASHLLLLDKAWVRKNCGRTIQFPGDKIASVEPGGIRFHFQKRTP; this is encoded by the coding sequence ATGCGACTTCAGGAGCTTCCCCGACACCTGGCCCGGCGCTGCCTTGGCATCCCGCGCTTCTGCCGGGAGACCCTTGGAGTCGATCTGCGGGGCACGCGCCTGGTGGTCGCCTATTCCACGGGCCTCGATTCCACGGCCCTCCTGCACCTGCTCGCCCTGCTGCGAGCGCCGCTTGACCTCACCCTTGTCGCCGCCCATGCCCATCACGGGCTCAGGCCCGAATCGGACCGGGAACTGGAGCACGCCGAGGCGGTCTGCGCGCGGCTTGAAATCTCCGTCCACACGGCGCGGCTCGACGTCCCCGCGCTTCAGGCCACGTCAGGACAGGGCCAGGAGGAATGCGCCCGCCGGGCGCGCTATGCATTTCTGGATTCCGTACGCCGGAATCAGCGAGCGGACTGGGTCGTGACGGCCCACCATGGCGACGATCTGACCGAAGACATCATCATGCGACTGCTGCGCGGCACGGGCTGGCCCGGCCTTGGCGGAATGCCGGGCGTGGACCCTGGACGCGCCCTGCTGCGGCCGCTGCTTGATTGGGAAAAACGCGAACTGCGCGCCTTTTTGGAAGAAACCGGGACAGATTGGTGCGAAGACCTGTCCAACGCCTCGCCGGAGCGCACCCGCAACAGGGTCCGCCATGACATCCTGCCGCTCCTGCGCCGCGAAAATCCCTCGCTTTTCAAGACCGCCACGCAGCTCTGGACCCAGGCCCGCATCGACGAGGAATACTGGAACCGGGAACTGCCGGAACTGCCCGCCCCGGGGCGGGATTTTCTGCTGGATTCGGCATTGCTTTGCGGGCATCAGGCAAAACGCCTGCGCCTCTACAAGACCATCCTTGACTCCATGGGTCCGGGTCAAACCCTGGCGAGCCATCTTTTGCTCCTCGACAAGGCCTGGGTGCGCAAAAATTGTGGTCGGACCATTCAGTTTCCCGGCGACAAGATCGCCTCCGTGGAACCAGGCGGCATCCGTTTTCACTTCCAAAAACGGACTCCGTAA
- the hemA gene encoding glutamyl-tRNA reductase yields the protein MNQEIYLVGLNHKTAGVDIRERFALNDCDPAATGLVSDAGAVSEAMILSTCNRVEFLVVGSEEADMRARILRFWADQCGQPSGDLEGHTYCHVGDDAVNHLFTVASSLDSMILGEPQILGQLKTAYRNAVEKGVAKVIVNRLLHKAFSTAKRVRTETAIASSAVSISYAAVELARKIFTDLTNHRALLIGAGEMAELAATHLLSSGVRDITVVNRTLAKGEELARQFKGRAMPFEELHQALLETDIVISSTGSPTAIIRAKDMKDVLRKRRHKPIFFIDIAVPRDIDPDINGLDNVYLYDIDDLKEVVEENLAGRMQEAQKARGIVAEEVMAFMRWRDGLALQPTIVALLDQGECIARKELRKSIKQLGPNPDPQMVAILERLAKSLCHKIYHEPISYLKRRSLEEGSAQRFIHNARRMFNLDEEAIPEDAHLDRKPQTGSK from the coding sequence ATGAATCAGGAAATCTATCTCGTTGGTTTGAATCACAAGACAGCCGGTGTCGACATCAGGGAACGTTTCGCGCTGAACGATTGCGACCCCGCCGCCACCGGACTGGTCAGCGACGCCGGAGCCGTGAGCGAAGCCATGATCCTCTCGACCTGCAACCGCGTCGAATTTCTGGTCGTCGGATCGGAAGAAGCGGACATGCGCGCAAGAATCCTGCGCTTTTGGGCCGACCAGTGCGGACAGCCCTCCGGCGATCTGGAGGGTCACACCTACTGTCACGTCGGCGACGATGCCGTAAACCACCTCTTCACCGTGGCCTCCAGCCTCGATTCCATGATCCTGGGCGAGCCCCAGATTCTGGGTCAGCTCAAGACGGCCTACCGCAACGCCGTGGAAAAAGGCGTGGCCAAGGTCATCGTCAACCGCTTGCTGCACAAGGCCTTTTCCACGGCCAAGAGGGTCCGCACCGAGACGGCCATCGCCTCCAGCGCCGTATCCATCAGCTATGCGGCCGTGGAACTGGCGCGCAAGATCTTCACCGACCTGACCAACCACCGCGCCCTCTTGATCGGCGCGGGGGAAATGGCCGAACTGGCGGCGACGCACCTTCTTTCCTCGGGCGTGCGCGACATCACCGTGGTCAATCGCACCCTGGCCAAGGGCGAGGAGCTGGCCAGACAATTCAAGGGGCGCGCCATGCCCTTCGAGGAGTTGCATCAGGCGCTTCTTGAAACGGACATCGTCATCAGCTCCACGGGTTCGCCCACGGCCATCATCCGCGCCAAGGACATGAAGGACGTATTGCGCAAGCGCCGCCACAAGCCGATCTTCTTCATCGACATCGCCGTACCGCGCGACATCGATCCCGACATCAACGGGCTCGACAACGTCTATCTCTACGACATCGACGATCTCAAGGAAGTGGTCGAGGAGAACCTGGCCGGAAGGATGCAGGAGGCGCAGAAAGCGCGGGGCATCGTGGCCGAGGAGGTCATGGCCTTCATGCGCTGGCGTGACGGTCTGGCCCTGCAGCCGACCATCGTCGCGCTGCTGGACCAGGGTGAATGCATCGCACGCAAGGAACTCAGGAAATCCATCAAGCAGCTCGGCCCCAACCCGGACCCGCAGATGGTCGCCATCCTTGAACGACTGGCCAAATCCCTGTGCCACAAGATCTATCACGAGCCCATCAGCTACCTCAAGCGCCGCTCTCTGGAAGAAGGGTCGGCCCAGCGTTTCATCCACAACGCCCGCCGGATGTTCAATCTGGACGAGGAAGCCATCCCCGAGGACGCCCATCTGGACCGAAAGCCCCAGACCGGCAGCAAATAA
- a CDS encoding cytochrome C assembly family protein → MTASRLFELIIVLLYLSGSVSYPLGLVLRRAFLKRLAAWTSAAAFGLHTVDLALRSLELGAANLQHGQFYMSLMAWFFVLIFFVLWWRLKHDFLSMITAPLALILFSSSLAVRTQVLAVPEQFSVLWFSLHVGTIFVSLALIAMAFGAGVAYLHLERLIKTKAKLPGFSKELPSLETFDKANHWAVSIGFPLYTISLLAGFLWASFTWKKVISWDPKELISIVIWVLFALLFHQRMALGWRGRKPAKTAIILFILCLVSLVGVNFLLPSHHSFRQ, encoded by the coding sequence ATGACTGCTTCCCGACTTTTTGAACTGATCATAGTACTGCTCTACCTGTCAGGCTCGGTTTCGTACCCCCTGGGACTGGTCCTGCGCCGCGCGTTCCTCAAACGCCTCGCGGCCTGGACATCAGCTGCGGCCTTCGGACTGCACACCGTGGACCTGGCCCTGCGCTCTCTTGAACTGGGGGCCGCCAACCTGCAGCATGGCCAGTTCTACATGAGCCTCATGGCCTGGTTTTTCGTGCTCATCTTTTTTGTCCTGTGGTGGCGCCTCAAGCATGATTTTCTATCCATGATCACCGCGCCACTGGCGCTGATCCTCTTCAGTTCGTCCCTGGCAGTACGCACCCAGGTCCTGGCCGTGCCCGAACAGTTCAGCGTATTGTGGTTCAGCCTGCATGTCGGCACCATCTTCGTCTCGCTCGCGCTCATCGCCATGGCCTTTGGCGCCGGGGTGGCCTATCTGCACCTGGAACGGCTGATCAAGACCAAGGCCAAGCTGCCCGGCTTCTCCAAGGAACTGCCATCCCTTGAGACCTTCGACAAAGCCAACCACTGGGCGGTGAGCATCGGATTCCCGCTTTACACCATTAGCCTGCTGGCCGGATTTCTGTGGGCCTCCTTCACCTGGAAGAAGGTAATCAGTTGGGACCCCAAGGAACTGATCTCCATCGTCATATGGGTCCTTTTCGCCCTGCTTTTCCATCAGCGCATGGCGCTGGGCTGGCGGGGCCGCAAACCAGCCAAAACGGCCATAATCCTTTTCATTCTTTGTCTTGTGTCCCTGGTCGGGGTCAACTTCCTGTTGCCGTCACACCATAGCTTTAGACAGTAA
- a CDS encoding precorrin-2 dehydrogenase/sirohydrochlorin ferrochelatase family protein, with the protein MRYYPLLLDLTGMQCLVVGAGEVGLRKIEGLLQCGPEMVTAVDPAPPSTGLTELLARQGNFSYEQRPFAETDLDRARLVFACTSDRAVNDAIGRICMERGILCNMTDAPEHGSFVLPASITRGDLTISISTSGASPALARVIRRDLETRYGPEYEAMTRLLADIRTALLALGRSSGENREIFRRLAASSLPDLIRNDDRHGCLELLRSVLPTDLHTRIGEWCDDCFPTF; encoded by the coding sequence ATGCGTTACTACCCTCTGCTTTTGGATCTGACCGGCATGCAGTGCCTGGTCGTCGGCGCCGGCGAAGTCGGCCTGCGCAAGATCGAGGGGCTGCTGCAATGCGGCCCGGAAATGGTCACGGCCGTCGATCCCGCGCCGCCGAGCACCGGACTGACCGAGCTTCTTGCAAGGCAGGGCAACTTCTCGTATGAACAGCGGCCCTTCGCCGAAACGGACCTGGACCGGGCGCGGCTGGTCTTTGCCTGCACCAGCGATCGCGCCGTGAACGACGCAATCGGGCGGATCTGCATGGAGCGGGGGATTCTGTGCAACATGACCGATGCCCCCGAGCACGGCAGTTTCGTGCTCCCGGCCAGCATCACCCGCGGCGATCTGACCATCTCCATTTCCACCAGCGGAGCCAGCCCGGCCCTGGCCCGGGTCATCCGCCGGGATCTGGAAACGCGATACGGACCGGAATACGAGGCCATGACCCGCCTTCTGGCCGACATCAGAACCGCGCTTCTGGCCCTTGGGCGAAGCAGCGGCGAGAACAGGGAGATCTTTCGCAGGCTGGCCGCCTCCTCCCTGCCGGACCTGATCAGAAACGACGACCGGCACGGCTGTCTGGAACTGCTCCGGAGCGTGCTTCCCACTGACCTGCATACAAGAATCGGAGAATGGTGTGATGACTGCTTCCCGACTTTTTGA
- a CDS encoding glycosyltransferase family 9 protein has protein sequence MNSGDSDMHCKSSPRYLVIQLARFGDLLQTKRLLRSLQADGEVHLLVDDSLKSLAHIVYPGIEVHGFAAHGTHGPDILARVHEELAGIMELDFHRVYNLNFSGLSFALAGMFPCSTVRGYRSHRGQRLIDSWPGQIMRWTRTRALSGLNLVDVWGLYAEQPVLPERVNPDAVPRGGGIGVVMAGQNARRSLPAGMLAPLVQAAAGRVGHGPIHLLGSGGERRAARELAALLPASLRGEVRDLVGRTGWQELHDTVGGLDLLVSPDTGTMHLAAHLGVPVLAFFLSSAWCHETGPYGRGHLVLQATRECAPCLETAPCPHDVACRRVFGDPSVLRHVSGHTARELAPGCALMSGGFDELGLTFTAVAGTDLDSARRKAFRAMAAAYAGLSMRNDAEFLPEETWMQERDWMLPQTLRGRAHD, from the coding sequence ATGAATTCCGGCGATTCCGACATGCATTGCAAATCCTCCCCCAGATATCTGGTCATCCAGCTGGCCCGGTTCGGCGACCTGCTCCAGACCAAGCGCCTGCTGCGTTCCCTGCAGGCCGACGGCGAGGTGCATCTGCTGGTGGACGATTCCCTCAAATCCCTGGCCCATATCGTCTATCCGGGGATTGAAGTGCACGGCTTCGCCGCCCACGGAACTCACGGCCCCGACATTCTGGCCAGGGTGCACGAGGAACTGGCCGGCATCATGGAACTTGATTTCCACCGCGTCTACAATCTCAATTTTTCCGGGCTAAGTTTTGCCCTGGCCGGGATGTTTCCTTGCTCGACGGTCCGGGGCTACCGGTCGCATCGGGGACAGCGGCTGATCGACTCCTGGCCCGGGCAGATCATGCGCTGGACCAGAACCCGCGCCTTGAGCGGCCTCAATCTGGTCGACGTGTGGGGGCTCTATGCCGAGCAGCCGGTGCTTCCGGAGCGGGTCAATCCAGACGCGGTCCCGCGCGGCGGCGGCATTGGCGTGGTCATGGCCGGGCAGAACGCGCGCAGGTCCCTTCCGGCCGGGATGCTGGCCCCGTTGGTCCAGGCTGCGGCCGGGCGCGTTGGGCACGGCCCCATTCACCTGCTCGGCTCCGGCGGCGAGCGGCGGGCGGCCAGGGAGCTTGCCGCCCTGTTGCCCGCGTCGCTCCGGGGCGAGGTCCGCGACCTGGTCGGCCGCACCGGCTGGCAGGAACTCCATGACACCGTGGGCGGGCTCGATCTGCTCGTCTCGCCGGATACCGGGACCATGCATCTGGCTGCCCATCTGGGCGTGCCCGTGCTGGCCTTTTTTCTTTCCTCGGCCTGGTGTCACGAGACCGGCCCCTACGGCCGGGGACACCTGGTCCTGCAGGCTACAAGAGAGTGCGCGCCCTGCCTGGAGACCGCGCCCTGTCCGCACGACGTCGCCTGTCGCCGGGTCTTCGGCGATCCGTCGGTGTTGCGTCATGTCAGCGGGCACACGGCCAGGGAGCTTGCGCCCGGGTGCGCGCTCATGTCCGGCGGCTTCGACGAACTGGGCCTGACTTTCACCGCCGTTGCCGGCACGGACCTCGATTCGGCGCGGCGAAAGGCGTTCAGGGCGATGGCCGCCGCCTATGCCGGGCTGTCCATGCGGAACGATGCGGAATTCTTGCCGGAGGAAACCTGGATGCAGGAGCGCGACTGGATGCTGCCCCAAACACTGCGAGGACGGGCCCATGACTGA
- a CDS encoding CgeB family protein — protein sequence MTETRRILVVLPMYGGSLPIGRYCGNALRELGHVVEYFEAPDFFSAFSALKGLRVGTDRLDYLENSFLQVVSQAVLAKVETFCPDLVLAMAQAPLSRQALKRLRRDGVPTAMWFVEDREVFPYWKAFAPHYDLFAVIQKGDFAEQLAALGQHESFYLPLAADPSVHRPLELSAVERRKCGSEISFVGAGYPNRRLAFRQLTGHDLRIWGNDWDGETTLAPYLQKGGARIDTEEVVRIFNATTINVNLHSSVRPGVLVGDGDFVNPRTFELAACGAFQLVDRRALLPELFADGELALFSDMPELLQGIAYYLAHPEARAEVAARGRARVLAEHTYAHRMQTLLQHAEKFMPVKDIPPDDWRAQIAPQLRSEVEALLAGLNLAPTVSFEDLVWTLRGREGRLGRLETAILFLDEWKKLYSGPRLGK from the coding sequence ATGACTGAAACCCGACGAATTCTGGTTGTTCTGCCCATGTACGGCGGCTCCCTGCCCATCGGACGCTACTGCGGGAACGCCCTGAGGGAGCTTGGGCACGTGGTCGAATATTTCGAGGCTCCGGATTTTTTCTCCGCCTTCTCGGCCCTGAAGGGCCTGCGCGTGGGTACGGACCGTCTCGACTATCTGGAGAACAGCTTTCTGCAGGTCGTGTCCCAGGCCGTCCTGGCCAAGGTCGAGACGTTCTGCCCCGATCTGGTCTTGGCCATGGCGCAGGCGCCCCTGTCCCGGCAGGCCCTCAAACGACTGCGCCGCGACGGGGTGCCCACGGCCATGTGGTTTGTGGAGGACCGTGAGGTCTTTCCATACTGGAAGGCATTTGCTCCCCATTATGACCTGTTTGCGGTCATCCAGAAGGGGGATTTCGCGGAGCAGCTGGCGGCGCTGGGGCAGCACGAGTCATTCTATCTGCCCCTGGCGGCGGATCCGTCCGTGCATCGGCCGCTGGAACTTTCAGCCGTGGAGCGGCGCAAGTGCGGCAGCGAAATATCCTTTGTGGGCGCGGGTTACCCCAATCGGAGGCTGGCTTTTCGGCAACTGACAGGCCACGACCTGCGCATCTGGGGCAATGACTGGGACGGGGAGACGACCCTTGCGCCCTATCTGCAAAAAGGCGGAGCGCGTATTGACACCGAGGAAGTGGTGCGCATCTTCAATGCCACGACCATCAACGTGAATCTGCACTCCTCCGTCAGGCCCGGCGTATTGGTCGGGGACGGGGATTTCGTCAATCCGCGCACCTTCGAGCTTGCTGCCTGCGGAGCTTTTCAGCTGGTGGACCGGCGTGCGCTCTTGCCCGAGCTTTTCGCCGACGGCGAGCTGGCCCTTTTCTCCGACATGCCCGAATTGCTGCAAGGCATCGCATATTACCTCGCCCATCCCGAGGCCAGGGCAGAGGTCGCGGCCAGGGGACGGGCCCGGGTGCTGGCCGAACATACCTACGCCCACCGCATGCAGACCCTTTTGCAACACGCGGAAAAATTCATGCCGGTCAAGGACATCCCGCCCGATGATTGGCGGGCGCAAATCGCGCCGCAGCTGCGTTCGGAAGTGGAGGCCCTGTTGGCCGGATTGAACCTTGCGCCCACGGTGAGCTTCGAGGATCTGGTCTGGACCCTGCGTGGGCGGGAAGGGCGTCTTGGCCGACTCGAAACGGCCATCCTCTTTCTTGATGAATGGAAAAAACTGTATTCAGGTCCACGGCTGGGGAAATGA
- a CDS encoding phosphatidylserine decarboxylase family protein: protein MHKPSIGLSLEGLPFIFFTAMATLTFALLDCWFMATVLLVALFFVLNFFRDPERVVPQEPGVAVSPADGKVIKVETMRDPMTGEDRTAVCVFMNVFNVHVNRMPVAGRIARISYFGGKFLNASFDKASTDNERNSLLIEDGDGRSWTMVQIAGLIARRIICWGEEADSLGRGQRFGLIKFGSRVDLYLPAEYEPTVRIGDKVFAGQSILARKK, encoded by the coding sequence ATGCATAAGCCCTCGATCGGCCTTTCTCTTGAAGGCCTGCCTTTTATCTTCTTCACGGCCATGGCCACCCTGACCTTCGCCCTTCTCGACTGCTGGTTCATGGCGACCGTCCTGCTCGTGGCTCTTTTCTTCGTGCTCAATTTTTTCCGCGATCCTGAGCGCGTGGTGCCCCAGGAGCCGGGCGTGGCCGTTTCTCCGGCCGACGGCAAGGTCATCAAGGTCGAAACCATGCGCGATCCCATGACCGGCGAGGACCGTACCGCCGTCTGCGTGTTCATGAACGTCTTCAACGTGCACGTGAACCGGATGCCCGTGGCCGGCCGCATTGCGCGCATCTCTTATTTCGGTGGGAAATTCCTGAACGCCTCCTTCGACAAGGCCTCCACCGACAACGAGCGCAACTCGCTTTTGATCGAGGACGGGGACGGCCGGTCCTGGACCATGGTTCAGATCGCCGGGCTCATCGCACGGCGCATCATCTGCTGGGGCGAGGAGGCTGACTCCCTGGGCCGGGGGCAGCGTTTCGGACTGATCAAGTTCGGATCCAGAGTTGACCTTTATCTGCCTGCCGAGTATGAACCAACTGTTCGAATTGGTGACAAGGTTTTTGCAGGGCAGTCGATACTGGCCCGCAAAAAATAA
- the pssA gene encoding CDP-diacylglycerol--serine O-phosphatidyltransferase yields MEHLKPKHRGYYLLPNMMTMASLLTGFLGILWSIDGRFEMAAVAIIVSCVFDGLDGKLARLTNSASDFGVQLDSLVDLIAFGVGPAVMIHQWNTFEFGRLGIMASFLVMACGALRLARFNIQTGKISKKFFIGLPIPAAACTLATFVLFSSYIPESLADLVPGITLGLAFLVSILMVSNVRYASFKDAEVIRAHRFSATVTALLIFVLVASEPKLLSFVFFIGYIISGLIYTYFFLPLRGKSFLRESSHKIS; encoded by the coding sequence ATGGAACACTTGAAACCCAAGCATCGGGGATACTATCTGCTCCCCAACATGATGACCATGGCCAGTCTGCTGACCGGCTTCCTGGGTATTCTGTGGTCCATCGACGGTCGTTTCGAGATGGCTGCAGTGGCCATCATCGTCAGCTGCGTCTTTGACGGACTTGATGGAAAGCTGGCGCGGCTGACCAATTCGGCCTCGGATTTCGGCGTCCAGCTGGATTCCCTGGTCGATCTCATCGCTTTTGGCGTGGGCCCGGCGGTCATGATCCACCAGTGGAACACCTTCGAGTTCGGCCGCCTGGGCATTATGGCCTCCTTTCTGGTCATGGCCTGCGGCGCGCTCCGGCTGGCCCGCTTCAACATCCAGACAGGCAAGATCAGCAAGAAGTTCTTCATCGGCCTGCCCATTCCGGCGGCGGCCTGCACCCTGGCCACTTTTGTTCTCTTCTCCTCGTACATCCCTGAATCCCTGGCCGATCTGGTGCCCGGCATCACGCTCGGGCTCGCCTTTCTGGTCTCCATTCTCATGGTCAGCAATGTCCGCTACGCATCCTTCAAGGACGCCGAGGTCATTCGCGCGCACCGCTTCAGCGCCACGGTCACGGCACTGCTCATTTTCGTGCTCGTCGCATCCGAACCAAAGCTTCTGAGCTTTGTGTTCTTCATCGGCTACATCATCTCCGGCCTTATCTACACCTACTTCTTTCTACCCCTACGCGGGAAATCCTTCCTACGAGAGTCTTCTCACAAGATCTCGTAA